From the genome of Cryptococcus neoformans var. neoformans B-3501A chromosome 1, whole genome shotgun sequence, one region includes:
- a CDS encoding hypothetical protein (Similar to gi|38107304|gb|EAA53496.1| hypothetical protein MG07773.4 [Magnaporthe grisea 70-15], FASTA scores: opt: 637, E(): 1e-33, (35.135% identity (61.892% similar) in 370 aa overlap (5-365:6-360)); HMMPfam hit to ADH_zinc_N, Zinc-binding dehydrogenase, score: 191.1, E(): 2.2e-54) yields MSSPKTMKRYVLVHRNDLSGITFEQGAPLPQIKKSTEILINIKALSLNARDLQIATNQYPAPHPIPDGIVPVSDASGEIAAVGDDVTDFKVGDRVTPIIFQGHHQDEDVTLDSMNRGIGGARNGVAAEYFVCDQSEAVKIPKSFSHQDASTLAIAYATAWSSLYSHHPRLQSGDTVLCLGTGGVSLCAAQIALISGAKVIVTSSSQSKLDRVVDLLKPLVKGNFADTIHTIDYSRIDKWDEEVRRITEGKGANFVIEIGGRGTIGKSIRSTRRGGLVAVSGYLSTYKDIPKEILEEDLAQTILYSGSYVRGVFVCNREDEKRMISALEVGNVKPVIDKVFDFENLKEAYQYMADGKHFGKICVTV; encoded by the exons ATGAGTTCTCCTAAGACCATGAAAAGATACGTCCTCGTGCACCGCAACGATTTGAGCGGTATCACCTTTGAGCAAGgtgctcctcttccgcaaATCAAGAAATCGACAGAG ATTCTGATAAATATCAAAGCGTTGTCTTTGAACGCCCGTGATTTGCAAATCGCTACTAACCAATATCCAGCTCCACATCCAATCCCCGACGGAATTGTCCCAGTTTCTG ATGCAAGCGGAGAGATTGCCGCTGTAGGTGATGATGTTACCGACTTCAAAGTTGGCGACCGCGTCACGCCCATTATATTCCAAGGACATCATCAG gatgaagatgtgaCATTGGACAGTATGAACAGAGGGATTGGTGGAGCAAGGAACGGGGTTGCAGCGGAGTATTTCGTCTGCGACCAG TCAGAAGCTGTAAAGATCCCGAAGAGTTTTTCGCACCAAGATGCCTCAACCTTAGCA ATCGCATATGCCACTGCCTGGAGCAGTCTCTATTCCCATCATCCTCGGCTTCAGTCTGGTGATACTGTTCTTTGCCTCGGTACCGGCGGTGTCTCTCTTTGTGCTGCTCAAATTGCCCTCATATCTGGCGCAAAGGTCATTGTCACTTCTTCGTCCCAATCGAAGCTTGATCGCGTAGTCGATCTTCTCAAACCTCTCGTCAAGGGTAACTTTGCCGATACAATTCATACCATTGACTATTCCAGGATAGACAaatgggatgaagaagtgcGTAGGATCACTGAGGGGAAGGGAGCGAACTTCGTTATTGAGATTGGCGGCAGAGGAACAATTGGCAAGAGTATCAGGAGCACCCGAAGAGGAGGTCTTGTAGCCGTTTCAG GCTACCTTAGTACCTATAAAGACATACCCAAGGAGATTTTGGAAGAGGACCTGGCGCAGACTATCCTATATTCCGGAAGTTATGTCCGTGGAGTCTTCGTCTGCAACCGtgaggacgagaagagaatgatCTCGGCATTAGAAGTCGGCAATGTCAAACCTGTCATAGACAAG GTTTTCGACTTCGAAAACCTGAAGGAGGCATATCAGTACATGGCTGATGGCAAGCATTTTGGCAAGATATGTGTCACCGTGTAG